In one window of Syngnathus scovelli strain Florida chromosome 20, RoL_Ssco_1.2, whole genome shotgun sequence DNA:
- the pla2g7 gene encoding platelet-activating factor acetylhydrolase, translated as MLRHGLSKLCSVVFDQDLPRQFRRGVKLNKSDMGNVFCNNLEIPPPKGPNAAGCTDFMMDHTVQGSFFRLYYPCQKTDKSELPNWIPSREYFNGLADFMKINRTFGERIFNYLFGSFKIPAYLDAPFSANEKCPVVIFSHGLGAFRTLYSCICTELASQGFIVAAVEHRDQSASATYTLQQKCKMETTNEISLKTSLTDTMVREWMYYRSLQQGEQEFPLRYQQVQQRADECIRALQKLADINSGIPMENVLHTQFDWKTLENSMDLGRVAIMGHSFGGATVIEALAREAKFKCAVALDAWMFPLKDEIFPQVNQPIFFINSERFHWPANIKRIKKLDSSDVERKMMTIRGSVHQSFPDFTFLAGNVIGKLMKLRGDIDPAIGIDLSNKASLAFLQRHLGSKKNFNQWDHLIEGNDENLIPGTNVNLLQSAI; from the exons ATGTTGCGACATGGACTGTCGAAACTTTGCTCAGTAGTATTCGATCAGGATTTACCTCGCCAG TTCAGAAGAGGTGTAAAATTAAACAAATCAGATATGGGAAATGTGTTCTGTAACAACCTGGAAATCCCTCCACCCAAGGGCCCAAATGCTGCAGGATGTACTGACTTTATGATGGATCACACAGTGCAG GGCAGCTTCTTCCGCCTTTACTATCCTTGTCAGAAGACGGACAAATCAGAGTTGCCAAACTGGATTCCGAGCAGAGAGTACTTTAACGGACTGGCAGACTTTATGAAAATCAACAGGACTTTTGGTGAAAGAATATTCAACTACCTCTTTG ggtcATTTAAGATTCCAGCCTACTTAGACGCTCCATTTagcgcaaatgaaaaatgccCAGTAGTTATCTTCTCACATGGTTTGGGGGCCTTCAG GACTTTGTATTCTTGTATATGTACAGAACTAGCCTCTCAAGGCTTCATTGTGGCCGCTGTGGAACACAG AGACCAATCTGCCTCAGCCACATATACCTTACAACAAAAGTGCAAAATGGAGACAACCAATGAAATTTCCTTGAAAACTTCCCTCACAGACACCATGGTGAGGGAGTGGATGTACTACAGGAGTCTGCAACAAGGGGAGCAAGAATTCCCCCTCAGATATCAGCAA GTACAACAGAGGGCTGATGAATGCATCCGTGCACTTCAGAAACTTGCAGACATAAACTCAGGGATTCCGATGGAAAATGTTTTGCATACACAATTTGACTGGAAGACCTTGGAg AACTCAATGGATCTTGGCAGAGTAGCTATAATGGGCCATTCCTTTGGGGGAGCGACCGTCATAGAAGCTCTAGCCAGAGAGGCAAAATTCAA GTGTGCTGTCGCGCTGGATGCCTGGATGTTCCCGTTAAAAGATGAAATCTTCCCCCAAGTGAATCAGCCCATCTTTTTTATCAACTCTGAGAGGTTCCACTGGCCAGCGAACATTAAGCGTATCAAAAAGTTGGACTCGTCGGACGTAGAGAGAAAAATGATGACCATCAG AGGGTCAGTACACCAGTCTTTCCCAGACTTCACCTTTCTGGCAGGAAACGTGATCGGCAAGTTGATGAAGCTCAGAGGGGACATCGACCCAGCAATTGGAATCGACCTCTCAAACAAAGCATCGCTCGCATTTCTGCAACGGCACCTGG gtTCAAAAAAGAACTTTAATCAGTGGGACCATCTGATTGAAGGGAATGACGAGAACCTCATTCCAGGAACTAATGTCAATTTGCTTCAGTCAGCCATCTGA